A genomic window from Erythrobacter sp. BLCC-B19 includes:
- a CDS encoding 2-keto-4-pentenoate hydratase, whose product MVISEAREIAEAFVAARRSGAAIRDYPGTRPRDLASAYAVQDSALALWNRDIGGWKVGRINPPNDALLGADRLVGPAFRDTVITAGEGLCEFPVFHGGFAAAEAEFMLRLAPQSGPLPATRDEAKAWIDEVRIGIEIASSPYARINADGPCVTISDHGNNAGLLLGPVVPRADWDALDEVEVTLAIDGALVGRATTATMLDGPFGAARFLISNLVARGIAIQPGWWISSGAITGVHPIAPGSHIHAGFKGIGTVEARVC is encoded by the coding sequence ATGGTCATTTCGGAAGCGCGCGAGATCGCAGAGGCGTTTGTCGCCGCGCGGCGCAGCGGCGCCGCGATCCGCGACTATCCGGGCACCCGCCCCCGCGATCTGGCCAGCGCTTATGCCGTGCAGGACAGTGCGCTGGCGCTGTGGAACCGCGACATCGGCGGATGGAAGGTCGGGCGGATCAACCCGCCCAATGATGCGCTGCTGGGTGCTGACCGGCTGGTCGGCCCGGCGTTCCGCGACACTGTCATCACCGCTGGCGAAGGCCTTTGCGAATTCCCGGTATTCCACGGCGGATTTGCCGCGGCAGAGGCCGAGTTCATGCTCCGCCTCGCTCCGCAATCCGGCCCCCTGCCCGCCACCCGCGATGAGGCGAAGGCATGGATCGACGAGGTGCGCATCGGCATCGAAATCGCCTCCTCGCCCTATGCCCGGATCAATGCTGACGGGCCGTGCGTAACCATTTCCGACCACGGCAACAATGCCGGGCTGCTGCTCGGCCCGGTGGTGCCGCGCGCTGACTGGGACGCACTGGACGAGGTCGAAGTGACGCTCGCCATCGATGGCGCGCTGGTCGGGCGCGCAACCACGGCGACCATGCTTGACGGGCCGTTCGGCGCAGCGCGGTTCCTCATAAGCAACCTTGTCGCACGCGGGATCGCGATCCAGCCGGGCTGGTGGATTTCGAGCGGCGCGATTACCGGGGTGCACCCGATAGCGCCGGGCAGCCACATCCACGCCGGTTTCAAAGGGATCGGCACAGTCGAAGCGCGGGTCTGCTGA
- the kduD gene encoding 2-dehydro-3-deoxy-D-gluconate 5-dehydrogenase KduD, with protein MAISFDLTGKRALVTGANTGIGQAIAVALAEAGADVALAGRSAPDETLALIAATGRKAVDLRADLGSIAPVAGLVDEAVAALGGLDILVNNAGIIRRNDLSDFTEEDWDAVVDTNLKTLFFLSQAAARVMVGQGGGKIINIASLLSFQGGIRVPSYAAAKSGVAGLTKAMANELAPKGVQVNAIAPGYIGTNNTAALQADETRNRQILERIPAGRWGRPEDIAGAAVFLASPASDYVTGHILAVDGGWLAR; from the coding sequence ATGGCGATTTCGTTCGATCTGACCGGCAAGCGCGCGCTGGTGACCGGGGCCAACACGGGCATCGGGCAGGCGATCGCGGTCGCGCTGGCCGAGGCGGGGGCCGACGTCGCGCTGGCCGGTCGCAGCGCGCCCGATGAAACGCTGGCCCTGATCGCCGCGACAGGCCGCAAGGCGGTGGATCTGCGCGCCGATCTCGGCTCGATCGCCCCGGTTGCAGGGCTGGTCGATGAGGCGGTGGCAGCACTCGGCGGGCTCGATATCCTCGTCAACAATGCCGGGATCATCCGCCGCAACGACCTTTCGGATTTCACCGAGGAGGATTGGGATGCGGTGGTGGATACCAACCTCAAGACCCTGTTTTTCCTCAGTCAGGCGGCCGCGCGCGTGATGGTCGGGCAGGGCGGGGGCAAGATCATCAACATCGCCTCGCTCCTGAGCTTTCAGGGCGGCATTCGCGTGCCGAGCTATGCGGCGGCGAAATCGGGCGTGGCGGGGCTGACCAAGGCGATGGCGAACGAACTTGCGCCCAAGGGCGTGCAGGTCAACGCCATTGCGCCGGGCTATATTGGCACCAACAACACCGCTGCGCTTCAAGCGGATGAAACGCGCAACCGCCAGATCCTTGAGCGGATCCCCGCCGGGCGCTGGGGTCGCCCGGAGGATATCGCGGGCGCAGCGGTTTTCCTCGCCAGCCCGGCTTCGGACTATGTCACCGGCCACATTCTCGCGGTCGACGGCGGCTGGCTGGCGCGGTAG
- a CDS encoding sugar kinase produces MSITCFGEILLRMSPPGRQMMVQAGSLDMVVGGAEANVASALASLGRAVRFAGVVADNPLGDRALAALRACGIDTAFVARAGGRMGLYFLEAGSGPRPSAITYDRAGSAFAEAAPETIDFAGALAGARLLHCGGITPALGPAGVALARAAHREAKAAGVPICFDGNYRAQLWAAWDSDPAAILRELVADATILIGNHRDIALLLARDFSGEGEDRRREASEAAFAAFPNLELIASTARHLVTSDHHRISARVDSRAGSHQTDDIDVTGIVDRIGTGDAFAAGVLDGWLAGAGLEVMAQRGLALAALKHTIPGDMCPVSRAMVDSFSAGAGDVRR; encoded by the coding sequence ATGAGCATTACCTGCTTCGGCGAGATCCTGTTGCGAATGTCGCCGCCCGGCAGGCAGATGATGGTGCAGGCGGGCAGTCTCGACATGGTTGTGGGCGGGGCGGAGGCCAATGTCGCCTCGGCGCTGGCGAGCCTTGGGCGCGCGGTGCGCTTTGCCGGGGTGGTCGCCGACAATCCGCTGGGTGACCGCGCGTTGGCCGCCTTGCGGGCCTGCGGAATCGACACCGCCTTTGTCGCCCGCGCGGGTGGGCGGATGGGGCTCTATTTCCTCGAAGCAGGCTCCGGCCCGCGCCCCTCGGCGATCACCTATGACCGGGCAGGCAGCGCCTTTGCCGAAGCCGCGCCCGAGACTATCGACTTTGCCGGAGCGCTGGCTGGCGCGCGCTTGCTGCATTGCGGCGGGATTACCCCTGCGCTTGGCCCTGCGGGGGTAGCGCTGGCGCGTGCGGCGCATCGCGAGGCGAAGGCGGCAGGCGTGCCGATCTGTTTCGACGGCAATTACCGCGCGCAGCTGTGGGCCGCGTGGGACAGCGATCCGGCGGCGATTTTGCGCGAGCTGGTCGCCGATGCCACCATCCTGATCGGCAACCACCGTGATATCGCTCTGCTTCTGGCTCGGGATTTTTCGGGCGAGGGCGAGGATCGACGGCGAGAGGCGTCAGAGGCAGCCTTCGCGGCTTTCCCGAACCTCGAACTGATCGCCTCGACTGCGCGGCACCTTGTCACCAGCGACCATCACCGCATCAGCGCGCGGGTCGATAGCCGGGCGGGAAGCCACCAGACCGACGATATCGACGTCACTGGCATTGTCGACCGGATCGGCACGGGAGATGCTTTCGCCGCCGGTGTGCTCGATGGGTGGCTGGCAGGCGCGGGGCTGGAGGTCATGGCTCAGCGTGGCCTCGCGCTCGCGGCCCTCAAGCATACCATTCCGGGCGATATGTGCCCGGTCAGCCGCGCGATGGTCGATAGCTTCAGCGCAGGCGCGGGCGATGTCCGCCGCTGA
- a CDS encoding carboxylesterase/lipase family protein, translating to MSAADPVSRRAVLAGGVMLAGMAAAFPSRATTPAARLCLGPVEAPDGTFAAHACGDAWSYPGIRYARAARFQAPQPVTVAEQREGGWSAIPACPQVEDTYPQSEDCQFLNVWAPAGDKRGLPVMVYFHGGAYSAGSVGDPLNNGAMLAARGDVVVVTVNHRLNALGYLYWPERFPDSGNAGQLDLICALEWVQRNIAAFGGDPGNVTLFGQSGGGAKIATLMAMPAARGLFHKAITMSGQQVTASGPLNAARRAGAYRDALGEDPATAPVEALVGALSVNDPVLGGRIYFGPVVDMRHLHRHPFWPDAPEQSAAIPMLLGNTIAETRAFYPPEGRALKGLTFDNLPQRIGRELRVDLEPGWVAAQFREHYPEASPEELFHRIMTPARSWRGQVEEAEARARQGRGNTFVYQLDFENAQHTDDIGLAFGTTAGQSPARAAMSATVMDAFTRFARTGDPGWPAYDLERRQTMIFDRESRVESDPRGWERELFARAPYVQPGT from the coding sequence ATGTCCGCCGCTGACCCTGTCAGCCGCCGCGCCGTGCTGGCGGGCGGGGTCATGCTGGCCGGCATGGCGGCAGCCTTTCCATCGCGCGCCACCACGCCCGCAGCCCGTCTGTGCCTCGGCCCGGTCGAAGCCCCCGACGGCACTTTTGCGGCTCATGCCTGCGGCGATGCATGGTCCTATCCGGGCATCCGCTATGCCCGCGCAGCAAGGTTTCAGGCGCCCCAGCCGGTAACAGTGGCCGAGCAGCGCGAGGGTGGCTGGAGCGCAATCCCCGCGTGCCCGCAAGTGGAAGATACCTACCCCCAGTCCGAGGACTGCCAGTTCCTCAATGTCTGGGCTCCTGCCGGCGACAAGCGGGGCCTGCCGGTCATGGTCTATTTCCACGGCGGCGCCTATTCTGCCGGTTCGGTCGGCGATCCCCTGAACAACGGCGCGATGCTGGCGGCGCGGGGCGATGTGGTTGTGGTGACGGTCAACCACCGGCTGAACGCGCTGGGCTATCTCTACTGGCCCGAGCGCTTCCCCGACAGCGGGAACGCTGGCCAGCTCGATCTGATCTGCGCGCTCGAATGGGTGCAGCGGAATATCGCCGCCTTCGGGGGCGATCCGGGCAATGTCACGCTGTTCGGCCAATCGGGCGGCGGCGCAAAGATCGCGACGCTGATGGCGATGCCTGCCGCGCGCGGGCTGTTCCACAAGGCGATCACCATGAGCGGCCAGCAGGTCACCGCCTCAGGGCCGCTCAATGCCGCCAGGCGCGCCGGTGCCTATCGTGACGCACTGGGCGAAGACCCGGCGACGGCTCCTGTCGAGGCACTGGTGGGGGCGCTTTCCGTCAATGATCCGGTGCTCGGCGGGCGGATCTATTTCGGGCCGGTGGTGGACATGAGGCACCTCCACCGCCACCCCTTCTGGCCCGATGCCCCAGAGCAATCGGCGGCTATCCCGATGCTGCTCGGCAATACCATCGCCGAAACGCGCGCTTTCTATCCGCCCGAGGGGCGCGCGCTGAAGGGGCTGACCTTCGACAATCTTCCCCAGCGGATCGGGCGGGAGCTGCGGGTCGATCTCGAGCCGGGCTGGGTGGCGGCGCAGTTCCGCGAGCATTACCCCGAGGCCTCGCCAGAGGAGCTGTTTCACCGCATCATGACACCGGCGCGCAGCTGGCGCGGGCAGGTGGAAGAGGCCGAGGCGCGGGCACGGCAGGGGCGGGGCAACACCTTCGTCTACCAGCTCGACTTCGAGAACGCGCAGCACACCGACGACATCGGCCTCGCCTTCGGCACCACCGCCGGACAAAGCCCGGCGCGTGCGGCAATGAGCGCGACCGTGATGGACGCCTTCACCCGTTTTGCCCGCACCGGCGATCCCGGCTGGCCCGCCTATGATCTGGAACGCCGCCAGACGATGATCTTCGACCGCGAAAGCCGGGTCGAGAGCGACCCGCGCGGGTGGGAGCGCGAACTCTTCGCCCGCGCGCCCTATGTCCAGCCCGGAACCTAA
- a CDS encoding LacI family DNA-binding transcriptional regulator, translated as MAKASKTPTINDVARLAGVSKKTVSRVINRSALLSEDTRTRVETVIAQLGYVPNPQARALALRRNFLLGLLHDNPNAQTVLNFQEGVLDAIRDTEFALVVRPVDRHSPTMLEDIRHFLEQQRLYGVLILPPISENDALAHLCLEMGCGYVRMGSALLDDGDHMVASNDREMVAQAVDHLVALGHRRIALIEGPQGFRSALERREGFLAAMAAHGLEVPATARGQGTYRFDSGLAAAQQLLDGPTPPTAIFASNDEMAAGALHAARQRDLSVPDDLSIIGFDDSPIAAHLWPPMTTVGWPVREMGRAAALKIIAPADARAQQHRFPATLVKRQSVAPAKR; from the coding sequence ATGGCCAAAGCAAGCAAGACGCCTACGATCAATGATGTGGCCCGATTGGCGGGGGTCTCGAAAAAGACTGTCAGCCGTGTGATCAACCGTTCCGCGCTGCTGAGCGAGGACACCCGCACGCGGGTCGAAACGGTGATCGCCCAGCTTGGCTATGTCCCCAACCCGCAGGCCCGCGCGCTCGCGCTGCGGCGCAATTTCCTGCTCGGCCTGCTGCATGACAACCCCAATGCGCAGACCGTCCTGAACTTCCAGGAAGGCGTGCTCGACGCGATCCGCGATACCGAATTCGCGCTGGTCGTGCGTCCGGTCGATCGCCATTCGCCGACGATGCTGGAGGACATCCGGCACTTTCTCGAACAGCAGCGACTTTACGGCGTGCTGATTTTGCCTCCGATTTCAGAGAACGACGCGCTGGCGCATCTGTGCCTGGAAATGGGCTGCGGCTATGTGCGGATGGGTTCGGCGCTACTGGATGATGGCGACCACATGGTCGCCTCGAACGACCGCGAGATGGTCGCACAGGCCGTCGATCACCTTGTGGCGCTCGGCCACCGCCGGATTGCTCTGATCGAAGGGCCGCAAGGCTTCCGTTCCGCCCTTGAACGGCGAGAGGGGTTTCTCGCGGCCATGGCGGCGCATGGGCTGGAGGTGCCGGCGACCGCGCGAGGACAGGGCACCTACAGGTTCGATTCGGGGCTGGCGGCCGCACAACAGCTGCTCGACGGCCCGACCCCGCCGACGGCAATTTTCGCAAGCAATGACGAGATGGCAGCAGGCGCGCTTCACGCCGCTCGCCAGCGCGACCTCAGCGTGCCCGATGACTTGTCGATCATCGGGTTCGACGATTCGCCGATTGCTGCCCACCTCTGGCCGCCGATGACGACGGTGGGGTGGCCGGTTCGCGAGATGGGGCGGGCTGCGGCACTGAAGATCATCGCGCCCGCTGATGCCCGCGCCCAGCAACACCGTTTCCCCGCAACGTTGGTCAAACGCCAGTCGGTCGCCCCGGCCAAACGCTAG
- a CDS encoding RpiB/LacA/LacB family sugar-phosphate isomerase has protein sequence MRIALITENSQAAKNPIIHEALTAVAEPMGHTVFNYGMYTAEDSASLTYVMNGLLAGILLNSKAADFVVTGCGTGMGSMLACNAMPGVFCGLVIDPTDAFLFSQINAGNAVSMPYAKGFGWAAELNLQDCYHKLFEGEPGAGYPKERAAIMATNRGKLADLKAASCREMLEVLSAVDQDLLRAAIAGERFAEYFYPNCQDDGIAAYLKAL, from the coding sequence ATGAGAATCGCGCTCATCACTGAGAACAGCCAGGCGGCCAAGAACCCGATCATCCACGAAGCCTTGACCGCAGTGGCCGAGCCCATGGGGCACACTGTTTTCAATTACGGGATGTACACGGCCGAGGACTCCGCCTCGCTGACCTATGTGATGAACGGGCTGCTCGCCGGTATTCTGCTGAACAGCAAGGCCGCCGATTTCGTCGTCACCGGCTGCGGCACGGGGATGGGCTCGATGCTCGCCTGCAACGCCATGCCGGGCGTGTTCTGCGGGCTGGTGATCGACCCGACCGATGCCTTCCTGTTCAGCCAGATCAACGCAGGCAACGCAGTCTCGATGCCCTATGCGAAGGGCTTTGGCTGGGCCGCCGAACTCAATCTCCAGGATTGCTACCACAAGCTGTTCGAGGGTGAGCCGGGTGCGGGCTATCCCAAGGAACGCGCGGCGATCATGGCCACCAATCGCGGCAAGCTTGCCGATCTCAAGGCGGCCTCGTGCCGCGAGATGCTGGAAGTGCTGAGCGCGGTCGATCAGGACTTGCTGCGCGCGGCCATCGCGGGCGAAAGGTTCGCCGAATATTTCTACCCCAATTGTCAGGATGATGGCATCGCTGCCTATCTGAAGGCGCTGTAA